Part of the Catalinimonas alkaloidigena genome is shown below.
AATGAAGGAGCTCAGGTAGTGATGACCCGCACTGAAGATGTACAGGTAGGATTACAGGAGCGAGCGGAATTAGCTAAAGACAAAGGTGCGGACGTTTTGCTGTCCATCCACCATAATGCAGCGGCTGATACTTCGGTGAACTTTCCTATCATATACTATCATGCCAATGCTACTGAAAATGAGGCCAGCGTCAAACTCGCAAGATTGGTAGGAAGACAATTACTGTCCGCTCTTTTCCCGGAAGATAGCCTCATCAGCATTGCCTCCGATCATACGATTTTTCCCACAGCAGGTACTGCTGTTCTTCGGCACAGCTATGGTGTTCCCGGTATCATTGGAGAAGCAACATTCTTTACCAATCCATCGGAAGAACAACGTTTGAGGCAGGAAGCCTATAATCTGCGGGAAGCACAGGCCTATCTGCAGGCATTGATTGGTTTCTTTGATGAAGCGGTTCCTCCAATAGAGGAGAAGTACAGTCACATCAAAATTCCAGCTTTCCAGGTACTTCAGGAAGCTGAACGTATGGCTCCCACTGCCCGCCTCTGGTTGCAGGACTATCAGCAGGGCAAAACTTTGTACACTGAGGGTAAATTGGATTCCGCTTTTCAGTTCTTAACACGTTCTGCCCGTAGCTTTCCTGACTCATATGTAGCGAGTGATGCGCACCGCTTAAGGGGGGAAATATTGTTGAAGCTAGGCAAAACTAAAGTAGCGGATACTGCTTTCCAGCGGGTGGAAGAATATTACGTTGAGCTATACGAGGACTAGTAAGTTAACAGCTGATGTCGTTTCGTCTATTTGATTTTGAGTTCATGAGATGACTGCCAGGAGAGGCCAAATTCAAATGTAGCTGGCATGTCAAACCTGCTTAGGGCAATATACATATCAGCTTGCGGGAGTACATTACAATACTCGCCAGGCTAATTAAAAGTTAACAAAAGTCCTTCTCCATTCGCACGCTCAGCTACCAATAGTTTTTTATCACTGTCTATGGCAAGGTCTACCAGGCTACTCAGCATGGTTTTGTCCTCTTCCAGGTGGTGTTAATCAACTTTAGATAGTATCTATATTAGCAGTCTCCATGATGGTCTGACAAAACTCAGGGATTACATATATACCTCAGTCAGCATCGCTGGCAGGCTCACCTACATCAGTAAACAACAGTATGTCCTGCTTTAGGACATAGCCTATGCCATAGGTTCTAATAATGCCATAGATCGTTAAGGTCTTGCCGGGCAGTACCCACCCTTCAGGCTGGCTCAGTAAATCCTCAAATATTGCCAACATATCGGTTTTGCAAGAAAGTTACGATATGGAGATTCTTCATTTTTATTAAAAAAAGCTGTACCCATTGACAATGAATTTATGCCAATAGATACAGCTATGTGTTACCCCAATTTGTTAAATTTTATTATAAATCTACCAATGGTAGAAGGCTGCCTGCGTTCTTTTACCCCAGGAAGAAAGCATACGGGACAGGTTTGGTTTTGAGGTTTTTTGGTGTTCAGGGAGTAAATCATGGCTCACCTGTTTTACTCCTTCAATCGTATATAGTGCTTCTGGTGCGATGTTCTCCAGATTACGCAGAAACGTACTGACTTTACTACGCTTACATACCGTAAATAGAATCTGGGTATTTCCCGACTGGTCATTGGCATCTACCATGGAGTAACGATAGCGGTTTTCTGACAGATGTATCAGCAAAGTGTCCGGAATTTTCTTGCTGATGATTCTGATTACTACACTACCATAAGCCAGCTTTTCCTCAATACGCATTCCTATATAGGTTCCGGCAGCAAAGCCGGCCGCATACATAACATAAGCAGCCATATTGCTGGCATCTTGCATAATGCGCGACAAAGCCAGTATGGTAATCAGGGCTTCAAAAAAGCCTAGTATGGCCGCGAATTTACGCGCGTTATTGACTACAAACATCAGTTTTACTGTAGCCAAAGTTACGTCTGATACCCTGGCAATAAAGATCATCAAGGGTAAAAAAACGAAGTCAAAGAAATCAAATTCAATCATGTGATTACTCTTTTTGTAGTTTTGTGGGTTTATCCCGAATCATAGCCTGCCAGAGGCAAACTTGATTCAGGATATCTCCCTCTCTTTTTGTGATTTAAAGCACTAGACTTACAGGCTTTTTAGTATTTGCAAAGCAATACATCAAATATACCCTTCAGGTACTTAGACCTTGGGGGATGCTTTTTTACAATAAATTAAATGAAGGTTATTATAAACCGGTTAGGTATATATTCTCAGTACATTACTTTCAGGCGAACCTCAGTTCGTCACTGCTGAATTTTTATATGAGATGTCGCAGATGGGGTTTCATCTGCTCCGGCTTTAATAATTTAAGTGTTATGTTAAAAAAAATATAAGTACTATAGCACTGATTTTTGATGACAGCGCTTTGATTTATCTATTGGATTATTCTTGCCAGCTATTGCTGGCAAGAATCTCTGGCTTCACTCCTTTTTTTCCTATTAAGGAGGGTAATTGGTTTTACTCTTTTTGCTCCACCTCAGGACAATGTTTGCTGACTAAGTTCATCTTTAATCTATGCCCTTTGATATTGTTAAGTTACGAAGAAAAAGAATATCTGTTGCATATATCCTAAAAATTGATCTGTATGAATGAAATTTTAATATATAAAAAACCTGTTTATTAAAAATAAATCAAAGTATTATGACTTTGTATTAAAACGAGTAGTAAATGAATGGTATGATCAACAAATCTGTAAAATATCAGCCTTGTAGTTGTAAGACTATTAATTGAGCGATTTGTAAGCTTTTACCTTTTTTTTAAATATTTTTTTCACAACCTCTGATAGAATATCGGAAGTGATTGAAGTGCCCTTAATAAAAAAAATAGTTTCTAAGCCTAAAGCTTCAGGCTTAGAAGAAAAAAATAGCAATGATTTACTGTCAGTATCTGATTAACAAATCTTAAGGCCTTGGGTTTTCAGCATTTAAGTGTGCCGAATTATTTTCAGAAAAGAGGCATGTAGAGCCAGTTCCCATACTTACAACCGTACGCATGGCCTTGTCGGTGCCTACTTTCAAAAACTGAACGCACTCCTTGGGTACATGATAGATGTTGCCGTTGGTCGGGTTGGGAGCGGTAGGTACAAAAACGGTGAATATGTCCTTGGAAACTTCTTCGGTTACAAAGCCAGTCATGAGGACACCGGTCTTAAAAGGATCTATCAGTACTACCTGGCTGAAAGGCATTTTCTTGAGCCCGCTGAATTGCTGTACCGTATCTTTTACGGTGGTATAGAGAGGAATTTGGCTCAGGTAATTTCTTTCAAAGTAGGTGTAGTAAAACTTTCCAGATCTATTACGTGTAGCAAGCCCCACAGCAAACAGGAAAAGTAGCAGGATGACAAGCGAAATAATATTGACCGACCAGTGAGGTTCTTCGCTGCCTGTAGTTAAAATAGCACTGATTGGCACCAGAAGATTAAAAACAAACCTAAAAAGTAAATAAAGTGCAAAAAGAATAATCGCTAAAGGAAGTACAAGCAGTGCTCCGTCTATCATTGTCCTAAAAATGTAGGCGCGGTTCCATGTTACTTTTTGGTGGTGAGCATGATTTTTCATTGCGATAGACTTATTTGTTTTTCCAGAATGATGTGCTTTGGCTTGTCGGTACTTGTTGTTTTCTGATTCACACTGATCAGTATGTTGCATAATTTCTGAAATTAAGTAATAGTTTAAAAAATTAATGTTCAGTTGCTAAGACAGTATTGCTTCACAATAGGTAAATATAAAGCCAGGCAATTACACTTGAGAGTATTTGATTTTTTGGTTCAAATAAAAAAATACAAGCCTGAATATACCATTAAACAAATAAGACTCTTTCCAGTTTAAATCGCTGAAAGATTTTATATGCCTTTAAATTTTTTAATCTATCATGAAAATGAGGTTGAAGTACATCCTCACTTATTTTGCATTAATCGTAGTAAGCTTATCTTTCTTTTTCTGGGGACTCGTACAGGCAAAGGCATTCTTGGTTCCTCTTTCCGTAGCTGCCTTACTTGCGATGGTAATGCTGCCTGTCTGCAGATGGTTTGAAAGAAAAAAAATAAACAGGGGGTGGGCTTCTTTTTTCTCAGTTTTGATCATCATGTCTTTCTTTCTCATTCTGTTCACATTAGTCGGGAGTCAGGTTGAGAGTTTGGCAGATGACTGGCCAGAGATCAAGCAAAGAATTGAGCCTAAGATAGAGCAGTTGCAAGAGTACATTGCTAAAAAGACGGGCATTTCAGTGCGGGAGCAAGAGCAGAAAATAGCGGAAACCATCCCTGGTAATGCTGATTCGGCTTCGCCAAAAGCTAAAGGGGAAAATCAAAAGGCTGCGCCTCAGGATAGCACACAGCAGCAGGCACAGAGCAGACAAACTTCCCCATCTTCAGGAAAAGGCACATCCGGCGCTATTTTACAAAGCGCAGGAAGCGTGGCAGGTAAATTCATCGGTTTTCTGGGCACTTTTCTGCTTACCTTCATCTATATCTTCTTCTTTCTGCTTTACAGGAAAAAATTCAGGCTTTCCGTTCTGAAAATGATACCTGAACATAAGAAAGGTGTGGCACAGAAAATTCTCTATAAGTCAACTGAAGTATCGCAAAACTATCTTTCTGGCAGGCTGATCCTGATCATTTTCCTCGCTATCCTTTACACCATTGGCCTGACAATCTCGGGAGTGCCTAATGCCATGTTGATAGCGCTGCTGGCCGCTGTGCTTTCTCTTATTCCTTATCTGGGTAATGTAATAGGCTATGTTCTGACAGTTGGGATGGCCCTTTTCTCTGCTGCGGGCATTACGGGTGTCATTGGAGTAAGCATTACTTTTACAATTGCCCAGTTTGTAGAAAGCTATATCCTTGAACCTTATGTTGTGGGCGACAAGGTAAATCTTAATCCTGTGGTGACTATCATTGTAGTAGTATTGGGAGAGGCTGTATGGGGAATTATAGGGATGCTGATCGCCATCCCTGCCCTGGGCGTGCTGAAAGTAGTATTTGATAATATTCCATCGCTTCGGCCATTTGGCTACTTGTTTGGTTCTGAAGACATCAGCCAGGAAGACGATGAGGATAAAGATAATTTTTTCTCTAAAGCCAAACATTGGGCATTGAAGCGGTTCAAATAAACTGCTGTTCTATTGCACTAAAATTTAGAACAGCCGTAAAGTACCACTCGGTCTGAATGCAGATGTGTTGTAGCCGGGCATACCCTTCTTACCTAAATATTTATTTAAG
Proteins encoded:
- a CDS encoding N-acetylmuramoyl-L-alanine amidase, with translation MILTNNDTAIQCSLAFPLTFLRWKKYEDGSRATEDRSLLFPATDFYPKSKSMHKISTLRYSLILSSCLIVLFLSCCKPPETSTSASGLEGKVICVDAGHGGTAEIDSYRVGVGGEREEWINLRVARYLKDLLENEGAQVVMTRTEDVQVGLQERAELAKDKGADVLLSIHHNAAADTSVNFPIIYYHANATENEASVKLARLVGRQLLSALFPEDSLISIASDHTIFPTAGTAVLRHSYGVPGIIGEATFFTNPSEEQRLRQEAYNLREAQAYLQALIGFFDEAVPPIEEKYSHIKIPAFQVLQEAERMAPTARLWLQDYQQGKTLYTEGKLDSAFQFLTRSARSFPDSYVASDAHRLRGEILLKLGKTKVADTAFQRVEEYYVELYED
- a CDS encoding DUF2179 domain-containing protein, with product MIEFDFFDFVFLPLMIFIARVSDVTLATVKLMFVVNNARKFAAILGFFEALITILALSRIMQDASNMAAYVMYAAGFAAGTYIGMRIEEKLAYGSVVIRIISKKIPDTLLIHLSENRYRYSMVDANDQSGNTQILFTVCKRSKVSTFLRNLENIAPEALYTIEGVKQVSHDLLPEHQKTSKPNLSRMLSSWGKRTQAAFYHW
- a CDS encoding DUF502 domain-containing protein — encoded protein: MQHTDQCESENNKYRQAKAHHSGKTNKSIAMKNHAHHQKVTWNRAYIFRTMIDGALLVLPLAIILFALYLLFRFVFNLLVPISAILTTGSEEPHWSVNIISLVILLLFLFAVGLATRNRSGKFYYTYFERNYLSQIPLYTTVKDTVQQFSGLKKMPFSQVVLIDPFKTGVLMTGFVTEEVSKDIFTVFVPTAPNPTNGNIYHVPKECVQFLKVGTDKAMRTVVSMGTGSTCLFSENNSAHLNAENPRP
- a CDS encoding AI-2E family transporter gives rise to the protein MRLKYILTYFALIVVSLSFFFWGLVQAKAFLVPLSVAALLAMVMLPVCRWFERKKINRGWASFFSVLIIMSFFLILFTLVGSQVESLADDWPEIKQRIEPKIEQLQEYIAKKTGISVREQEQKIAETIPGNADSASPKAKGENQKAAPQDSTQQQAQSRQTSPSSGKGTSGAILQSAGSVAGKFIGFLGTFLLTFIYIFFFLLYRKKFRLSVLKMIPEHKKGVAQKILYKSTEVSQNYLSGRLILIIFLAILYTIGLTISGVPNAMLIALLAAVLSLIPYLGNVIGYVLTVGMALFSAAGITGVIGVSITFTIAQFVESYILEPYVVGDKVNLNPVVTIIVVVLGEAVWGIIGMLIAIPALGVLKVVFDNIPSLRPFGYLFGSEDISQEDDEDKDNFFSKAKHWALKRFK